A genomic window from Silene latifolia isolate original U9 population chromosome 11, ASM4854445v1, whole genome shotgun sequence includes:
- the LOC141612791 gene encoding putative acetyltransferase At3g50280 yields the protein MSNTKLISEYFVRPQIEVNESKRVHHLNPIDVKWLPFHNPQLGYLYSKPSDFEPSSYLKHLSSSLSQALVYYYPLAGRLKTVSNPHDDDHSCFVYVDCAKGPGVRLVYASNHDLTANHVLSRNLDVPKVVQSFFDMGEKSINNEGDTRALLSVQVTELKDGVFLGFCANHAVVDGTSFFHFQTVLSHIFMGTFSAELVALPLVKQPDFIHGWIFKLPYLNPSEFITNSTGSTVEEPELSQRFFQFSPQSLQQLKAIANSYADAGAGAGAGAGAGAGSNKKTISTFQSLIALVWKCITRVRNLNPGETTICAIPINLRQRFNPPLTNDYFGNYAIKAMGSAKVGDLLGNSVGWAAGLLQQAVAAQDDKAARDLILRAYKEGPQLLPPVNAPGSNNVTVAGSTRFDVSESQFGLGRLVTVRTGYANKVDGKVNAYLGSEGDGIVDLDICLAPHTMAALLLDQEFMCFASQHNGQM from the coding sequence ATGTCAAATACAAAGCTAATCTCAGAATACTTCGTTAGACCACAAATTGAGGTAAACGAATCCAAGAGAGTTCATCACCTTAATCCAATTGACGTAAAATGGTTACCATTTCATAATCCGCAACTCGGTTACCTTTACTCGAAGCCTTCTGATTTCGAACCTTCGTCTTATTTGAAACACCTTAGCTCTTCCCTTTCTCAAGCTCTTGTATACTACTACCCTCTAGCTGGCCGACTCAAAACCGTCTCAAATCCACATGACGACGATCACTCATGCTTCGTCTACGTGGATTGCGCTAAGGGCCCTGGCGTCCGGCTGGTTTACGCTTCTAATCATGACTTGACCGCGAATCATGTTTTGAGCCGGAACTTGGATGTTCCTAAAGTGGTTCAATCTTTTTTTGATATGGGTGAGAAGAGTATTAATAATGAGGGTGATACGAGAGCATTGTTGTCTGTTCAGGTGACGGAGCTGAAAGACGGCGTGTTTCTAGGATTTTGTGCTAACCATGCTGTGGTTGATGGTACCTCTTTCTTTCATTTCCAAACAGTATTGTCCCACATTTTCATGGGAACATTCTCGGCGGAGTTGGTTGCTCTGCCTCTAGTCAAACAACCCGATTTCATTCACGGCTGGATCTTCAAACTCCCTTACTTAAACCCGAGTGAGTTCATCACCAACTCCACCGGGTCTACGGTTGAAGAACCCGAACTAAGCCAAAGATTCTTCCAATTCTCACCTCAATCTTTACAACAGCTCAAAGCCATAGCTAATTCATATGCAGATGCTGGTGCTGGTGCTGGTGCTGGTGCTGGTGCTGGTGCTGGTAGTAATAAAAAAACAATATCGACATTTCAGTCATTAATAGCATTAGTATGGAAATGCATCACCCGGGTCAGGAACCTAAACCCGGGTGAAACGACAATATGTGCAATACCCATAAACCTTAGGCAGCGGTTCAACCCACCTTTAACAAATGATTACTTTGGTAATTACGCGATTAAAGCCATGGGGTCCGCTAAGGTGGGTGACCTCTTGGGGAATAGTGTGGGTTGGGCTGCCGGGCTGCTTCAACAGGCCGTAGCAGCCCAAGATGACAAAGCAGCACGGGATTTGATTTTACGGGCCTATAAGGAAGGGCCTCAACTTCTACCTCCAGTTAATGCTCCAGGGTCCAATAATGTGACAGTGGCGGGTTCTACCCGGTTTGACGTTAGTGAGAGTCAATTTGGACTTGGTAGATTAGTGACTGTCCGAACCGGGTATGCGAATAAAGTGGATGGTAAGGTGAATGCGTATTTGGGGTCCGAAGGTGATGGTATTGTGGATTTGGATATATGTCTTGCGCCTCATACAATGGCTGCTCTTTTGTTGGATCAAGAGTTTATGTGTTTTGCCTCACAACACAATGGTCAAATGTAA